One Denticeps clupeoides chromosome 3, fDenClu1.1, whole genome shotgun sequence DNA window includes the following coding sequences:
- the cacng1a gene encoding calcium channel, voltage-dependent, gamma subunit 1a: protein MHKNTKVKIAIFVLLVGMASMFTSVVTDYWAVLSPKVDQVNTTCEAAHFGLWRLCKKNIYITEENTVGHGCGPISLPGEHNCTYFRHFTPGEESEILDVKTQKEYNISGAAISLFSILFMILGSLCILCSLHKGKDYLYKPAGMFFAFAGLCAITSVEVMRQSVKRMIDSEETIWIDYYYSWSFGCACAGFALLFLGGLGLLLVSMPQMPRNPWETCMDAEPEHMG from the exons ATGCACAAGAACACGAAGGTGAAGATCGCCATCTTCGTACTCTTGGTGGGGATGGCCTCCATGTTCACCTCGGTGGTGACAGACTACTGGGCCGTTCTGAGCCCGAAGGTAGACCAGGTCAACACCACGTGCGAGGCGGCCCACTTCGGCCTCTGGAGGCTCTGCAAAAAGAACATCTACATCACAGAGGAGAACACCGTTGGGCATGGCTGTGGTCCCATCAGTCTTCCTGGAG AGCACAACTGCACGTACTTCAGGCACTTCACACCAGGGGAGGAGTCTGAAATTCTGGATGTGAAAACACAGAAAG AGTACAATATCTCAGGAGCAGCCATCTCACTCTTCAGCATTTTGTTCATGATTCTGGGCTCCCTGTGCATCCTGTGTTCCCTCCACAAGGGCAAGGACTACCTCTACAAACCAGCCGGgatgttttttgcatttgcag GTCTCTGTGCCATAACCTCTGTGGAGGTGATGCGTCAGTCTGTCAAGAGGATGATTGACAGCGAGGAGACTATCTGGATCGATTATTACTACTCGTGGTCATTTGGCTGCGCCTGCGCTGGATTTGCCCTCCTTTTCCTCGGTGGCCTGGGTCTCCTGCTGGTTTCCATGCCACAGATGCCTCGCAACCCCTGGGAGACGTGCATGGACGCTGAGCCCGAGCACATGGGTTAA